One window of Nicotiana tomentosiformis chromosome 11, ASM39032v3, whole genome shotgun sequence genomic DNA carries:
- the LOC104103528 gene encoding uncharacterized protein isoform X3, with translation MNISELTQFQKAQMKAILGPDSSVPFETFISDLMASSSEAESMLDMIKQEDSNLLAVKLANLLDSPHITDDSRATCAIVLQNLFVGDDGYGWRNLSLSTRSGVQCILLNRIKIEESKSIMQTLYITLCVSLQDNKESEICSLFGQYYDNSSYIKVVEFTLSLVSQCAKQGDDLSSAPWIKDMLLGALNGCSDMRLRMAALRAAIDIIQCLSSSNDKDWYQGLLPALLGTLTEALSKGEEVTAREALEHFVEFAENEPRFLRMQLVEVVATMFEIAENVSLEKETRHLAIKFLITLVEAKKEAPGMMKKLPLFTSNCFAMLLKLLQDVEDEPPWNNIHKVAFREYGNIMVGICYFDRLSRALGAKTIAPVAKEQLSACLAAPDWEKRHATLLALAVISECCPKVMLTSMEELVLNYFLNMVLDCFQDPHPRVRWAAIRAIALFSTFFCPQLQEQFHDQVLPALAAAMADFQNPIIQVQASVAFYRFYASSKPETLIPFFDGMINNLPVFQQNDKQMVQDAASMVFTGIAKLSKEYCRINYDTVMQYLKTAMANRNSNVLGRARAMYSISYLGFAVGKEKFRDDAKQVMEVLLSLLGSQLKADDRSNVYLFLAGARIFLCMGKEFLPYMRVAIPFMIQLAQVELDITIYDHSYSGLYGLDYDRDIIVKFEETSMCIKDNIRLEEKSIACHLLDIISVLLEEDFYPWISQAAPVLEPLLKFYIHDDVRENAIFEKGTAQGGNKWYFKELSGRIILALGDAIYSEHETKLCEIILKELNQCLKISGPHLDEDQVRRIMNGIKHVITESSCRKGKLTEREKSDDFDAEEAELLREERELEEKVFSRVGCILLTLIKTFKAAFLPFLNELSSYLMPMTGKDKTAKERSACVNIFNKLVEECSESSLKYYNICLPFILDSSNDENPVLRENAFYGLGLCAEYGGLVFKPFIGEALSRINVVITHLHALAPENEQAYHDAVFALGQICQFHRESIDSTQIIPAWLNCLPIRGNMVVHDQLCSMVERSDRELLGPKYEHFPKILSVFAEVLCAGNDLATEEMKNRMINPLRNLQKTVPAATWASAWSLLLPQQEMELESILSHKEDANLSSVQSGVKLGGRKGVILNRRHRKLILHKYGKIILLTKGKMLVKCQRWLKNCFRL, from the exons ATGAATATTAGCGAGTTGACTCAGTTCCAGAAGGCCCAGATGAAGGCGATTCTTGGGCCTGACTCTAGTGTTCCTTTTGAAACCTTTATCTCGGATCTCATGGCGAGCTCCTCTGAGGCTGAGTCAATGTTGGACATGATCAAGCAGGAGGATTCGAACTTGCTTGCTGTTAAGCTTGCTAACCTTCTAGACTCTCCCCATATCACTGATGATTCACGCGCTACGTGTGCTATCGTCCTCCAAAATTTGTTTGTTGGGGATGATGGATATGGTTGGCGCAATCTAAGTCTATCGACTCGGTCCGGTGTGCAATGTATCCTTCTGAACCGTATCAAGATTGAAGAATCAAAATCCATTATGCAGACCCTTTACATTACGCTTTGTGTAAGCCTCCAAGATAACAAGGAGTCTGAAATATGTAGCTTGTTCGGCCAATATTATGACAACTCCAGTTATATCAAGGTAGTAGAGTTTACTTTGTCATTAGTTTCCCAGTGCGCCAAACAAGGAGATGATTTATCATCAGCCCCTTGGATCAAGGATATGTTACTAGGTGCACTGAATGGTTGCAGTGATATGAGATTGAGGATGGCGGCACTGAGGGCAGCGATCGACATCATTCAGTGCCTCTCTAGTTCAAATGATAAAGACTGGTATCAGGGTTTGTTGCCAGCTTTGTTGGGGACCTTGACAGAAGCATTGAGCAAAGGTGAGGAGGTTACTGCCAGGGAAGCGCTGGAACATTTTGTTGAGTTTGCTGAGAATGAACCTAGGTTCTTAAGGATGCAACTAGTAGAAGTGGTGGCTACCATGTTCGAGATAGCAGAGAATGTGAGTTTGGAAAAGGAGACGAGGCACTTGGCGATTAAGTTCCTGATAACTTTAGTTGAGGCGAAAAAGGAAGCTCCCGGCATGATGAAGAAATTACCATTATTTACTAGCAACTGTTTTGCTATGTTATTGAAGTTGTTACAAGATGTTGAGGACGAACCACCTTGGAACAATATCCACAAGGTTGCATTTAGGGAATATGGTAACATTATGGTTGGGATCTGCTATTTTGATCGCTTGTCTCGTGCATTAGGTGCTAAGACTATTGCTCCTGTTGCTAAAGAGCAGCTCTCTGCTTGCTTGGCTGCCCCTGACTGGGAGAAACGCCATGCAACACTTCTTGCACTTGCTGTTATTTCTGAATGTTGCCCGAAG GTGATGCTTACGAGTATGGAGGAACTGGTTCTGAATTATTTCCTGAACATGGTTCTGGATTGTTTCCAAGATCCTCACCCTCGAGTAAGATGGGCCGCTATTAGGGCAATTGCCTTGTTTTCGACCTTCTTCTGTCCACAGTTGCAAGAACAATTCCATGATCAAGTATTACCTGCATTAGCTGCAGCTATGGCTGATTTTCAAAATCCAATAATACAG GTACAAGCCTCAGTTGCTTTCTACAGGTTCTATGCATCCTCTAAGCCAGAAACTTTGATACCTTTCTTCGATGGAATGATTAACAATCTGCCTGTATTTCAACAG AATGACAAACAAATGGTCCAAGATGCAGCATCAATGGTGTTTACCGGTATAGCTAAATTGTCTAAG GAATACTGCAGAATAAACTATGACACTGTTATGCAGTACTTAAAAACCGCCATGGCAAACAGAAACTCTAATGTATTAGGTCGGGCCAGAGCAATGTACTCCATAAGCTATCTTGGGTTCGCTGTTGGCAAAGAGAAATTCAGAGATGACGCAAAACAG GTAATGGAAGTTCTTCTGTCATTACTAGGATCACAACTGAAGGCGGACGATCGCAGTAATGTTTATCTATTCTTG GCAGGAGCCAGAATTTTCTTATGCATGGGGAAGGAATTTCTTCCTTACATGAGGGTAGCCATCCCTTTTATGATTCAACTTGCTCAAGTTGAACTTGATATAACCATCTATGATCATTCATACTCTGGATTATATGGATTAGATTACGATAG GGACATTATAGTCAAGTTTGAGGAAACAAGCATGTGCATCAAAGATAATATCCGACTAGAGGAGAAATCTATAGCCTGTCATCTCCTTGACATCATTTCTGTCTTGCTGGAGGAAGATTTCTACCCTTGGATTTCCCAG GCTGCTCCAGTCTTAGAACCACTTTTGAAATTCTACATCCACGACGATGTCAGGGAAAATGCTATTTTTG AGAAAGGGACTGCTCAAGGTGGAAACAAGTGGTACTTCAAGGAGTTGTCTGGCCGTATAATATTGGCTTTGGGGGACGCAATATATTCG GAGCATGAGACAAAACTATGTGAAATTATATTGAAGGAATTGAATCAATGCCTAAAG ATAAGTGGACCACATCTTGATGAAGATCAGGTTCGTAGAATCATGAATGGGATAAAGCACGTCATTACAGAAAGTTCATGCAGAAAAGGAAAACTCACAGAGAGAGAAAAATCAGATGACTTTGATGCTGAGGAAGCTGAATTGCTCAGGGAGGAAAGAGAGCTagaagaaaaagtattttctaggGTTGGTTGCATATTGTTGACATTGATCAAAACCTTCAAGGCTGCTTTCTTGCCTTTCCTTAATGAGCTTTCCTCATATTTAATGCCTATGACA GGCAAGGATAAAACAGCTAAAGAGAGAAGTGCATGTGTAAATATCTTTAATAAACTTGTGGAGGAATGCAGCGAATCATCTCTAAA GTATTATAACATATGTCTTCCTTTTATTTTGGACTCAAGCAATGACGAAAATCCAGTTCTTAGAGAG AATGCATTTTATGGACTTGGGCTTTGTGCGGAATATGGTGGTTTAGTTTTCAAACCATTTATCGGAG AGGCTCTTTCAAGGATCAATGTTGTGATAACACATCTACATGCTCTTGCACCTGAGAATGAACAGGCATATCATGATGCTGTTTTTGCACTTGGTCAGATATGTCAGTTTCATCGGGAAAGTATTGACTCCACGCAG ATTATTCCGGCTTGGTTGAATTGTCTGCCTATAAGAGGTAACATGGTTGTTCACGACCAGCTCTGTTCAATGGTTGAAAG GTCAGACAGAGAACTTTTGGGTCCCAAATATGAGcactttccaaaaattttgtcagtttttgCAGAG GTTCTATGTGCTGGAAATGATCTTGCTACTGAAGAAATGAAAAACCGAATGATTAATCCGTTGAGGAATCTTCAGAAAACAGTACCAGCAGCCACCTGGGCATCGGCGTGGTCATTGCTATTGCCTCAGCAGGAGATGGAACTGGAATCCATTCTATCACATAAGGAAGATGCTAACTTGTCATCAGTGCAATCAGGGGTAAAGTTAGGTGGACGCAAGGGGGTTATATTGAATCGCCGTCATCGAAAACTTATATTGCACAAATATGGTAAAATAATTCTCTTGACAAAAGGGAAGATGCTTGTGAAGTGTCAAAGGTGGCTTAAAAATTGCTTCAGGTTATAG
- the LOC104103528 gene encoding uncharacterized protein isoform X7 translates to MNISELTQFQKAQMKAILGPDSSVPFETFISDLMASSSEAESMLDMIKQEDSNLLAVKLANLLDSPHITDDSRATCAIVLQNLFVGDDGYGWRNLSLSTRSGVQCILLNRIKIEESKSIMQTLYITLCVSLQDNKESEICSLFGQYYDNSSYIKVVEFTLSLVSQCAKQGDDLSSAPWIKDMLLGALNGCSDMRLRMAALRAAIDIIQCLSSSNDKDWYQGLLPALLGTLTEALSKGEEVTAREALEHFVEFAENEPRFLRMQLVEVVATMFEIAENVSLEKETRHLAIKFLITLVEAKKEAPGMMKKLPLFTSNCFAMLLKLLQDVEDEPPWNNIHKVAFREYGNIMVGICYFDRLSRALGAKTIAPVAKEQLSACLAAPDWEKRHATLLALAVISECCPKVMLTSMEELVLNYFLNMVLDCFQDPHPRVRWAAIRAIALFSTFFCPQLQEQFHDQVLPALAAAMADFQNPIIQVQASVAFYRFYASSKPETLIPFFDGMINNLPVFQQNDKQMVQDAASMVFTGIAKLSKEYCRINYDTVMQYLKTAMANRNSNVLGRARAMYSISYLGFAVGKEKFRDDAKQVMEVLLSLLGSQLKADDRSNVYLFLAGARIFLCMGKEFLPYMRVAIPFMIQLAQVELDITIYDHSYSGLYGLDYDRDIIVKFEETSMCIKDNIRLEEKSIACHLLDIISVLLEEDFYPWISQAAPVLEPLLKFYIHDDVRENAIFAISSLLRSAKLAVEKGTAQGGNKWYFKELSGRIILALGDAIYSEHETKLCEIILKELNQCLKISGPHLDEDQVRRIMNGIKHVITESSCRKGKLTEREKSDDFDAEEAELLREERELEEKVFSRVGCILLTLIKTFKAAFLPFLNELSSYLMPMTGKDKTAKERSACVNIFNKLVEECSESSLKYYNICLPFILDSSNDENPVLRENAFYGLGLCAEYGGLVFKPFIGEALSRINVVITHLHALAPENEQAYHDAVFALGQICQFHRESIDSTQVLCAGNDLATEEMKNRMINPLRNLQKTVPAATWASAWSLLLPQQEMELESILSHKEDANLSSVQSGVKLGGRKGVILNRRHRKLILHKYGKIILLTKGKMLVKCQRWLKNCFRL, encoded by the exons ATGAATATTAGCGAGTTGACTCAGTTCCAGAAGGCCCAGATGAAGGCGATTCTTGGGCCTGACTCTAGTGTTCCTTTTGAAACCTTTATCTCGGATCTCATGGCGAGCTCCTCTGAGGCTGAGTCAATGTTGGACATGATCAAGCAGGAGGATTCGAACTTGCTTGCTGTTAAGCTTGCTAACCTTCTAGACTCTCCCCATATCACTGATGATTCACGCGCTACGTGTGCTATCGTCCTCCAAAATTTGTTTGTTGGGGATGATGGATATGGTTGGCGCAATCTAAGTCTATCGACTCGGTCCGGTGTGCAATGTATCCTTCTGAACCGTATCAAGATTGAAGAATCAAAATCCATTATGCAGACCCTTTACATTACGCTTTGTGTAAGCCTCCAAGATAACAAGGAGTCTGAAATATGTAGCTTGTTCGGCCAATATTATGACAACTCCAGTTATATCAAGGTAGTAGAGTTTACTTTGTCATTAGTTTCCCAGTGCGCCAAACAAGGAGATGATTTATCATCAGCCCCTTGGATCAAGGATATGTTACTAGGTGCACTGAATGGTTGCAGTGATATGAGATTGAGGATGGCGGCACTGAGGGCAGCGATCGACATCATTCAGTGCCTCTCTAGTTCAAATGATAAAGACTGGTATCAGGGTTTGTTGCCAGCTTTGTTGGGGACCTTGACAGAAGCATTGAGCAAAGGTGAGGAGGTTACTGCCAGGGAAGCGCTGGAACATTTTGTTGAGTTTGCTGAGAATGAACCTAGGTTCTTAAGGATGCAACTAGTAGAAGTGGTGGCTACCATGTTCGAGATAGCAGAGAATGTGAGTTTGGAAAAGGAGACGAGGCACTTGGCGATTAAGTTCCTGATAACTTTAGTTGAGGCGAAAAAGGAAGCTCCCGGCATGATGAAGAAATTACCATTATTTACTAGCAACTGTTTTGCTATGTTATTGAAGTTGTTACAAGATGTTGAGGACGAACCACCTTGGAACAATATCCACAAGGTTGCATTTAGGGAATATGGTAACATTATGGTTGGGATCTGCTATTTTGATCGCTTGTCTCGTGCATTAGGTGCTAAGACTATTGCTCCTGTTGCTAAAGAGCAGCTCTCTGCTTGCTTGGCTGCCCCTGACTGGGAGAAACGCCATGCAACACTTCTTGCACTTGCTGTTATTTCTGAATGTTGCCCGAAG GTGATGCTTACGAGTATGGAGGAACTGGTTCTGAATTATTTCCTGAACATGGTTCTGGATTGTTTCCAAGATCCTCACCCTCGAGTAAGATGGGCCGCTATTAGGGCAATTGCCTTGTTTTCGACCTTCTTCTGTCCACAGTTGCAAGAACAATTCCATGATCAAGTATTACCTGCATTAGCTGCAGCTATGGCTGATTTTCAAAATCCAATAATACAG GTACAAGCCTCAGTTGCTTTCTACAGGTTCTATGCATCCTCTAAGCCAGAAACTTTGATACCTTTCTTCGATGGAATGATTAACAATCTGCCTGTATTTCAACAG AATGACAAACAAATGGTCCAAGATGCAGCATCAATGGTGTTTACCGGTATAGCTAAATTGTCTAAG GAATACTGCAGAATAAACTATGACACTGTTATGCAGTACTTAAAAACCGCCATGGCAAACAGAAACTCTAATGTATTAGGTCGGGCCAGAGCAATGTACTCCATAAGCTATCTTGGGTTCGCTGTTGGCAAAGAGAAATTCAGAGATGACGCAAAACAG GTAATGGAAGTTCTTCTGTCATTACTAGGATCACAACTGAAGGCGGACGATCGCAGTAATGTTTATCTATTCTTG GCAGGAGCCAGAATTTTCTTATGCATGGGGAAGGAATTTCTTCCTTACATGAGGGTAGCCATCCCTTTTATGATTCAACTTGCTCAAGTTGAACTTGATATAACCATCTATGATCATTCATACTCTGGATTATATGGATTAGATTACGATAG GGACATTATAGTCAAGTTTGAGGAAACAAGCATGTGCATCAAAGATAATATCCGACTAGAGGAGAAATCTATAGCCTGTCATCTCCTTGACATCATTTCTGTCTTGCTGGAGGAAGATTTCTACCCTTGGATTTCCCAG GCTGCTCCAGTCTTAGAACCACTTTTGAAATTCTACATCCACGACGATGTCAGGGAAAATGCTATTTTTG CAATTTCATCCCTGTTGCGTTCTGCTAAACTGGCGGTAGAGAAAGGGACTGCTCAAGGTGGAAACAAGTGGTACTTCAAGGAGTTGTCTGGCCGTATAATATTGGCTTTGGGGGACGCAATATATTCG GAGCATGAGACAAAACTATGTGAAATTATATTGAAGGAATTGAATCAATGCCTAAAG ATAAGTGGACCACATCTTGATGAAGATCAGGTTCGTAGAATCATGAATGGGATAAAGCACGTCATTACAGAAAGTTCATGCAGAAAAGGAAAACTCACAGAGAGAGAAAAATCAGATGACTTTGATGCTGAGGAAGCTGAATTGCTCAGGGAGGAAAGAGAGCTagaagaaaaagtattttctaggGTTGGTTGCATATTGTTGACATTGATCAAAACCTTCAAGGCTGCTTTCTTGCCTTTCCTTAATGAGCTTTCCTCATATTTAATGCCTATGACA GGCAAGGATAAAACAGCTAAAGAGAGAAGTGCATGTGTAAATATCTTTAATAAACTTGTGGAGGAATGCAGCGAATCATCTCTAAA GTATTATAACATATGTCTTCCTTTTATTTTGGACTCAAGCAATGACGAAAATCCAGTTCTTAGAGAG AATGCATTTTATGGACTTGGGCTTTGTGCGGAATATGGTGGTTTAGTTTTCAAACCATTTATCGGAG AGGCTCTTTCAAGGATCAATGTTGTGATAACACATCTACATGCTCTTGCACCTGAGAATGAACAGGCATATCATGATGCTGTTTTTGCACTTGGTCAGATATGTCAGTTTCATCGGGAAAGTATTGACTCCACGCAG GTTCTATGTGCTGGAAATGATCTTGCTACTGAAGAAATGAAAAACCGAATGATTAATCCGTTGAGGAATCTTCAGAAAACAGTACCAGCAGCCACCTGGGCATCGGCGTGGTCATTGCTATTGCCTCAGCAGGAGATGGAACTGGAATCCATTCTATCACATAAGGAAGATGCTAACTTGTCATCAGTGCAATCAGGGGTAAAGTTAGGTGGACGCAAGGGGGTTATATTGAATCGCCGTCATCGAAAACTTATATTGCACAAATATGGTAAAATAATTCTCTTGACAAAAGGGAAGATGCTTGTGAAGTGTCAAAGGTGGCTTAAAAATTGCTTCAGGTTATAG